A genomic stretch from Hymenobacter psoromatis includes:
- a CDS encoding tRNA-specific adenosine deaminase: MDIFMQAAIDEARQGRREGGIPIGSVLRRGDDIVGRGHNKRVQDLDPIAHGEMDALRNAGRQRTYRDTVLYTTLMPCYMCAGTIVQFKIPKVVVGEAQTFGESLEFLQAHGVEVEILNSPECVELMREFIEAEPTLWNEDIMEL, translated from the coding sequence ATGGACATTTTCATGCAAGCCGCTATCGACGAGGCGCGGCAGGGCCGCCGCGAGGGCGGCATCCCGATTGGCTCGGTGCTGCGGCGCGGAGATGATATCGTGGGCCGCGGCCACAACAAGCGCGTGCAGGACCTCGACCCCATCGCCCACGGCGAGATGGACGCTCTGCGCAACGCCGGCCGCCAGCGCACCTACCGCGACACCGTGCTCTATACCACGCTGATGCCCTGCTACATGTGCGCCGGCACCATCGTGCAGTTCAAAATTCCGAAAGTGGTGGTGGGCGAGGCTCAGACTTTCGGCGAGTCGCTGGAGTTTCTGCAGGCGCACGGCGTGGAGGTCGAAATTCTCAATTCGCCCGAGTGCGTGGAGCTGATGCGCGAATTTATCGAAGCCGAGCCTACCCTTTGGAACGAGGATATTATGGAGCTGTAG